A genomic region of Raphanus sativus cultivar WK10039 chromosome 6, ASM80110v3, whole genome shotgun sequence contains the following coding sequences:
- the LOC108807513 gene encoding pectinesterase inhibitor gives MGISCLTRNTYSILSLHLLLILIITPPSSSFTPTDIVTKETLNKLCSQSILYNRRFCIKWLSADNRTTSINFHGLMELAAEKAQAFGQENLELMNDFARISGKDKQFKNACVECVKGYDVAIKELELAKEFLRKRSFQQAFYAASKAVDYAYVCKDQFEGPSNEPPFVLDRSVKFITMCHIVRFFTSLFN, from the coding sequence tctcttcatcttcttctgatTCTTATCATCACCCCTCCATCTTCTTCCTTTACTCCCACAGACATCGTCACGAAAGAAACCCTCAACAAACTCTGCTCACAATCAATCCTTTACAATCGTCGCTTTTGCATCAAATGGCTAAGCGCTGATAACAGAACGACCTCAATAAACTTTCATGGCCTCATGGAGCTCGCAGCCGAAAAAGCTCAAGCGTTTGGTCAGGAAAACCTAGAACTGATGAACGACTTTGCAAGAATCTCAGGTAAGGACAAGCAGTTCAAGAACGCTTGCGTTGAATGTGTAAAAGGTTATGACGTAGCGATCAAAGAGCTTGAATTAGCTAAAGAGTTTTTGAGGAAAAGGTCATTCCAACAAGCATTTTACGCTGCTTCCAAAGCAGTGGATTATGCTTATGTATGCAAAGATCAGTTCGAAGGACCTTCTAATGAGCCGCCTTTTGTTTTGGATCGCAGTGTGAAGTTTATCACAATGTGTCACATTGTTAGATTTTTCACTAGTCTTTTCAATTAA